One region of Pongo pygmaeus isolate AG05252 chromosome 21, NHGRI_mPonPyg2-v2.0_pri, whole genome shotgun sequence genomic DNA includes:
- the SNX21 gene encoding sorting nexin-21 isoform X4 produces the protein MHRGMQEGAMASRLLHRLRHALAGDGPGEAAASPEAEQFPESSELEDDDAEGLSSRLSGTLSFTSAEDDEDDEDEDDEEAGPDPLPLGDGTSGEDAERSPPPDGQRGSQLLARQLQDFWKKSRNTLAPQRLLFEVTSANVVKDPPSKYVQWGKCRGLQQELNETMDKKPLAVCLAL, from the exons ATGCACCGTGGGATGCAGGAG GGTGCCATGGCCTCCCGGCTCCTGCACCGGCTGCGGCACGCCTTGGCCGGCGACGGCCCCGGGGAGGCGGCGGCCAGTCCAGAGGCCGAGCAGTTTCCGGAGAGCTCAGAGCTGGAGGACGACGACGCCGAGGGCCTGTCCTCCCGACTCAGCGGCACCCTCAGCTTCACCAGCGCCGAGGACGACGAGGACGACGAGGACGAGGACGACGAGGAGGCTGGCCCTGACCCGCTGCCCCTCGGGGACGGGACGTCAGGAGAAGACGCAG AACGGAGCCCCCCACCTGATGGGCAGCGGGGCAGTCAGCTCCTGGCACGGCAGCTGCAGGATTTCTGGAAGAAGTCCCGGAACACCTTGGCACCCCAGCGGCTGCTCTTCGAAGTGACCAGCGCTAACGTTGTCAAGGACCCGCCCTCCAAGTACGTG CAATGGGGAAAATGCAGAGGATTACAGCAGGAGTTAAATGAGACAATGGACAAAAAGCCCTTAGCAGTGTGCCTGGCATTATGA
- the SNX21 gene encoding sorting nexin-21 isoform X1 — protein sequence MHRGMQEGAMASRLLHRLRHALAGDGPGEAAASPEAEQFPESSELEDDDAEGLSSRLSGTLSFTSAEDDEDDEDEDDEEAGPDPLPLGDGTSGEDAERSPPPDGQRGSQLLARQLQDFWKKSRNTLAPQRLLFEVTSANVVKDPPSKYVLYTLAVIGPGPPDCQPAQISRRYSDFERLHRNLQRQFRGPMAAISFPRKRLRRNFTAETIARRSRAFEQFLGHLQAVPELRHAPDLQDFFVLPELRQAQSLTCTGLYREALALWANAWQLQAQLGTPSGPDRPLLTLAGLAVCHQELEDPGEARACCEKALQLLGDKSLHPLLAPFLEAHVRLSWRLGLDKRQSEARLQALQEAGLTPTPPPSLKELLIKEVLD from the exons ATGCACCGTGGGATGCAGGAG GGTGCCATGGCCTCCCGGCTCCTGCACCGGCTGCGGCACGCCTTGGCCGGCGACGGCCCCGGGGAGGCGGCGGCCAGTCCAGAGGCCGAGCAGTTTCCGGAGAGCTCAGAGCTGGAGGACGACGACGCCGAGGGCCTGTCCTCCCGACTCAGCGGCACCCTCAGCTTCACCAGCGCCGAGGACGACGAGGACGACGAGGACGAGGACGACGAGGAGGCTGGCCCTGACCCGCTGCCCCTCGGGGACGGGACGTCAGGAGAAGACGCAG AACGGAGCCCCCCACCTGATGGGCAGCGGGGCAGTCAGCTCCTGGCACGGCAGCTGCAGGATTTCTGGAAGAAGTCCCGGAACACCTTGGCACCCCAGCGGCTGCTCTTCGAAGTGACCAGCGCTAACGTTGTCAAGGACCCGCCCTCCAAGTACGTG CTCTACACCCTCGCCGTGATAGGCCCAGGGCCGCCAGATTGCCAGCCAGCCCAGATCTCTCGCCGTTACTCGGACTTTGAGCGGCTGCACCGAAACCTGCAGCGGCAATTCCGGGGCCCAATGGCTGCCATCTCCTTCCCCCGTAAGCGGCTGCGCCGGAATTTTACTGCAGAGACCATTGCCCGCCGTAGCCGGGCCTTTGAGCAGTTTTTGGGTCACCTGCAGGCAGTGCCTGAGCTGCGCCATGCCCCGGACCTGCAGGACTTCTTCGTGCTGCCGGAGCTGCGGCAGGCACAGAGCCTCACCTGTACTGGCCTCTATCGTGAGGCTCTGGCACTCTGGGCCAATGCCTGGCAGCTGCAAGCCCAGCTGGGCACCCCCTCTGGCCCAGACCGCCCCCTGCTGACCCTGGCTGGGCTGGCCGTGTgccaccaggagctggaagaCCCTGGGGAGGCCCGGGCATGCTGTGAGAAGGCCCTGCAGCTGCTTGGGGACAAGAGCCTCCACCCTTTGCTGGCACCCTTTCTGGAGGCCCATGTCCGGCTCTCCTGGCGCCTGGGCCTGGACAAACGTCAATCAGAGGCTCGGCTCCAAGCCCTGCAGGAGGCAGGCCTTACCCCGACACCACCCCCCAGTCTCAAAGAATTGCTCATCAAGGAGGTGCTGGACTAA
- the SNX21 gene encoding sorting nexin-21 isoform X3 — MHRGMQEGAMASRLLHRLRHALAGDGPGEAAASPEAEQFPESSELEDDDAEGLSSRLSGTLSFTSAEDDEDDEDEDDEEAGPDPLPLGDGTSGEDAERSPPPDGQRGSQLLARQLQDFWKKSRNTLAPQRLLFEVTSANVVKDPPSKYVLYTLAVIGPGPPDCQPAQISRRYSDFERLHRNLQRQFRGPMAAISFPQSHYVAQAGLKLLGSRDPPASAS; from the exons ATGCACCGTGGGATGCAGGAG GGTGCCATGGCCTCCCGGCTCCTGCACCGGCTGCGGCACGCCTTGGCCGGCGACGGCCCCGGGGAGGCGGCGGCCAGTCCAGAGGCCGAGCAGTTTCCGGAGAGCTCAGAGCTGGAGGACGACGACGCCGAGGGCCTGTCCTCCCGACTCAGCGGCACCCTCAGCTTCACCAGCGCCGAGGACGACGAGGACGACGAGGACGAGGACGACGAGGAGGCTGGCCCTGACCCGCTGCCCCTCGGGGACGGGACGTCAGGAGAAGACGCAG AACGGAGCCCCCCACCTGATGGGCAGCGGGGCAGTCAGCTCCTGGCACGGCAGCTGCAGGATTTCTGGAAGAAGTCCCGGAACACCTTGGCACCCCAGCGGCTGCTCTTCGAAGTGACCAGCGCTAACGTTGTCAAGGACCCGCCCTCCAAGTACGTG CTCTACACCCTCGCCGTGATAGGCCCAGGGCCGCCAGATTGCCAGCCAGCCCAGATCTCTCGCCGTTACTCGGACTTTGAGCGGCTGCACCGAAACCTGCAGCGGCAATTCCGGGGCCCAATGGCTGCCATCTCCTTCCCCC agtctcactatgttgcccaggctggtctcaagctcctgggttcaagggatcctcccgcctcagcctcctga
- the SNX21 gene encoding sorting nexin-21 isoform X6, producing MHRGMQEGAMASRLLHRLRHALAGDGPGEAAASPEAEQFPESSELEDDDAEGLSSRLSGTLSFTSAEDDEDDEDEDDEEAGPDPLPLGDGTSGEDAERSPPPDGQRGSQLLARQLQDFWKKSRNTLAPQRLLFEVTSANVVKDPPSNSTPSP from the exons ATGCACCGTGGGATGCAGGAG GGTGCCATGGCCTCCCGGCTCCTGCACCGGCTGCGGCACGCCTTGGCCGGCGACGGCCCCGGGGAGGCGGCGGCCAGTCCAGAGGCCGAGCAGTTTCCGGAGAGCTCAGAGCTGGAGGACGACGACGCCGAGGGCCTGTCCTCCCGACTCAGCGGCACCCTCAGCTTCACCAGCGCCGAGGACGACGAGGACGACGAGGACGAGGACGACGAGGAGGCTGGCCCTGACCCGCTGCCCCTCGGGGACGGGACGTCAGGAGAAGACGCAG AACGGAGCCCCCCACCTGATGGGCAGCGGGGCAGTCAGCTCCTGGCACGGCAGCTGCAGGATTTCTGGAAGAAGTCCCGGAACACCTTGGCACCCCAGCGGCTGCTCTTCGAAGTGACCAGCGCTAACGTTGTCAAGGACCCGCCCTCCAA CTCTACACCCTCGCCGTGA
- the SNX21 gene encoding sorting nexin-21 isoform X5, which yields MHRGMQEGAMASRLLHRLRHALAGDGPGEAAASPEAEQFPESSELEDDDAEGLSSRLSGTLSFTSAEDDEDDEDEDDEEAGPDPLPLGDGTSGEDAERSPPPDGQRGSQLLARQLQDFWKKSRNTLAPQRLLFEVTSANVVKDPPSKYVELNETMDKKPLAVCLAL from the exons ATGCACCGTGGGATGCAGGAG GGTGCCATGGCCTCCCGGCTCCTGCACCGGCTGCGGCACGCCTTGGCCGGCGACGGCCCCGGGGAGGCGGCGGCCAGTCCAGAGGCCGAGCAGTTTCCGGAGAGCTCAGAGCTGGAGGACGACGACGCCGAGGGCCTGTCCTCCCGACTCAGCGGCACCCTCAGCTTCACCAGCGCCGAGGACGACGAGGACGACGAGGACGAGGACGACGAGGAGGCTGGCCCTGACCCGCTGCCCCTCGGGGACGGGACGTCAGGAGAAGACGCAG AACGGAGCCCCCCACCTGATGGGCAGCGGGGCAGTCAGCTCCTGGCACGGCAGCTGCAGGATTTCTGGAAGAAGTCCCGGAACACCTTGGCACCCCAGCGGCTGCTCTTCGAAGTGACCAGCGCTAACGTTGTCAAGGACCCGCCCTCCAAGTACGTG GAGTTAAATGAGACAATGGACAAAAAGCCCTTAGCAGTGTGCCTGGCATTATGA
- the SNX21 gene encoding sorting nexin-21 isoform X2, which yields MWRPGVQSGTSSKLVLKETQEIGRGFSLCLVFQWGLSEELTALWEGSTKKGAAAPGTEAHLCLSLFLLPWAWVISDKPQLYTLAVIGPGPPDCQPAQISRRYSDFERLHRNLQRQFRGPMAAISFPRKRLRRNFTAETIARRSRAFEQFLGHLQAVPELRHAPDLQDFFVLPELRQAQSLTCTGLYREALALWANAWQLQAQLGTPSGPDRPLLTLAGLAVCHQELEDPGEARACCEKALQLLGDKSLHPLLAPFLEAHVRLSWRLGLDKRQSEARLQALQEAGLTPTPPPSLKELLIKEVLD from the exons ATGTGGAGGCCAGGTGTCCAAAGTGGAACAAGCTCCAAGCTGGTCCTAAAGGAGACCCAAGAGATTGGCCGGGGTTTCAGCTTATGTCTGGTTTTCCAGTGGGGGCTGTCAGAAGAACTAACTGCTCTATGGGAAGGGAGTACAAAAAAAGGGGCAGCAGCCCCGGGCACTGAAGctcatctctgtctttctctcttcttgctgCCTTGGGCCTGGGTCATTTCAGACAAACCTCAG CTCTACACCCTCGCCGTGATAGGCCCAGGGCCGCCAGATTGCCAGCCAGCCCAGATCTCTCGCCGTTACTCGGACTTTGAGCGGCTGCACCGAAACCTGCAGCGGCAATTCCGGGGCCCAATGGCTGCCATCTCCTTCCCCCGTAAGCGGCTGCGCCGGAATTTTACTGCAGAGACCATTGCCCGCCGTAGCCGGGCCTTTGAGCAGTTTTTGGGTCACCTGCAGGCAGTGCCTGAGCTGCGCCATGCCCCGGACCTGCAGGACTTCTTCGTGCTGCCGGAGCTGCGGCAGGCACAGAGCCTCACCTGTACTGGCCTCTATCGTGAGGCTCTGGCACTCTGGGCCAATGCCTGGCAGCTGCAAGCCCAGCTGGGCACCCCCTCTGGCCCAGACCGCCCCCTGCTGACCCTGGCTGGGCTGGCCGTGTgccaccaggagctggaagaCCCTGGGGAGGCCCGGGCATGCTGTGAGAAGGCCCTGCAGCTGCTTGGGGACAAGAGCCTCCACCCTTTGCTGGCACCCTTTCTGGAGGCCCATGTCCGGCTCTCCTGGCGCCTGGGCCTGGACAAACGTCAATCAGAGGCTCGGCTCCAAGCCCTGCAGGAGGCAGGCCTTACCCCGACACCACCCCCCAGTCTCAAAGAATTGCTCATCAAGGAGGTGCTGGACTAA